The following proteins come from a genomic window of Rhodoligotrophos sp. CJ14:
- a CDS encoding hybrid sensor histidine kinase/response regulator, which translates to MKRADKVEASFSEEGRYRLLIDSITDYAIYMLDPNGIVTSWNSGAQRFKGYQTSEIVGHHFSRFYTEEDRRRGLPEHGLATAIREGRFESEGWRVRKDGTRFWAHAVIDPIRHSDGTLLGFAKITRDLTERKLAQEALKRTEQQLSLLVQSVTDYAIFMLDPEGMVSSWNQGAQRIKGYTRDEILGQHFSRFYTPEDRANGAPEQALSTALREGRFEKEALRLRKDGTRFWAHVVIDPIYDDTGHHVGFAKVTRDVTERKKAEAALEEAREALFQSQKMEAIGQLTGGVAHDFNNLLMAVLVSLSLLRKRLPDDPAITRLLDNAVQGAQRGVSLTQRMLAFARRQTLNPTAVSLPELVQGMTELLERSIGPSIRIETRFSLNLPLIRSDPNQLETALLNLVVNARDAMPQGGQVIIAGREEKVVTSALNLKPGRYVCLSVSDEGQGMDAATLARAVDPFFTTKGVGKGTGLGLSMVQGLAEQSGGGLMLKSRLGQGTTAELWLPVAVTSRETRPSPAVVEEEPALVRTGPRTILVVDDDNLVLMSTGAMLEDLGHAVIEAGSGQEALEILREKRTIDLVISDQAMPQMTGLQLAEAIRAQWPDLPVILATGYAELPANVTSEVRMLTKPFRQEELAEIIAEVIEPA; encoded by the coding sequence ATGAAGCGGGCCGATAAGGTTGAAGCGTCCTTCTCCGAAGAAGGTCGATACAGGCTGCTCATCGACTCGATTACCGACTACGCCATCTACATGCTCGATCCCAACGGCATCGTGACCAGCTGGAACAGCGGCGCCCAGCGCTTCAAGGGCTATCAGACCTCGGAAATCGTCGGCCACCATTTTTCACGGTTCTATACTGAAGAGGACCGGCGCCGCGGGCTCCCGGAGCATGGTCTCGCGACGGCCATTCGCGAGGGCCGCTTCGAGAGCGAAGGCTGGCGTGTGCGCAAGGATGGCACCCGCTTCTGGGCCCATGCGGTGATCGACCCCATCCGCCATTCCGACGGTACGCTGCTTGGGTTTGCCAAGATCACGCGCGACCTCACCGAGCGCAAACTCGCTCAGGAGGCGCTGAAGCGGACCGAGCAGCAGCTCAGTCTGCTGGTTCAGAGTGTGACCGATTATGCGATCTTCATGCTCGATCCCGAGGGCATGGTGAGCAGTTGGAACCAGGGTGCTCAGCGCATCAAGGGATATACCCGCGACGAAATTCTGGGGCAGCATTTCTCGCGCTTTTACACCCCAGAAGACCGCGCCAATGGCGCGCCCGAGCAGGCATTGAGCACGGCCCTGAGGGAGGGGCGCTTCGAGAAGGAAGCGCTGCGCCTGCGCAAGGACGGCACGCGCTTTTGGGCCCATGTGGTGATCGACCCCATCTATGATGACACGGGCCATCACGTTGGCTTTGCCAAGGTCACCCGCGATGTTACCGAGCGCAAGAAGGCGGAAGCCGCGCTGGAGGAGGCACGCGAAGCGCTGTTCCAATCACAGAAGATGGAAGCCATTGGCCAATTGACCGGCGGCGTGGCTCATGACTTCAACAACCTGCTCATGGCTGTCTTGGTCAGCCTCTCCCTTCTGCGCAAACGTCTGCCGGATGATCCCGCGATCACTCGTCTGCTGGACAATGCTGTGCAGGGCGCGCAGCGCGGCGTCTCACTCACCCAGCGCATGCTGGCCTTCGCGCGCCGGCAGACACTCAATCCGACGGCTGTGAGCCTCCCGGAATTGGTGCAGGGCATGACCGAGCTTCTGGAACGGTCGATCGGCCCTTCGATCCGCATCGAGACGCGCTTCTCATTGAACCTGCCCCTCATCCGCAGCGACCCCAATCAGCTCGAAACCGCGTTGCTCAATCTGGTCGTGAATGCGCGGGACGCGATGCCGCAGGGTGGCCAGGTCATCATCGCCGGTCGTGAAGAGAAGGTTGTAACAAGCGCATTGAACCTCAAGCCCGGACGCTATGTCTGCTTGTCCGTCAGTGATGAAGGTCAAGGGATGGATGCCGCGACGCTCGCCCGTGCGGTCGACCCGTTCTTCACCACCAAGGGCGTCGGCAAGGGAACAGGGCTGGGGCTCTCGATGGTGCAGGGCTTGGCCGAGCAATCCGGAGGCGGCTTGATGCTCAAGAGCAGGCTGGGCCAGGGCACGACCGCAGAGCTTTGGCTGCCCGTCGCGGTCACTTCCCGGGAAACGCGGCCGAGCCCGGCCGTGGTGGAAGAAGAGCCCGCGCTTGTCAGAACCGGACCCCGAACCATCCTGGTCGTCGATGATGACAATTTGGTGCTGATGAGCACTGGCGCGATGCTGGAGGACCTTGGTCACGCCGTCATCGAGGCAGGCTCCGGTCAGGAGGCTTTGGAGATTCTGCGCGAGAAGCGCACCATCGATCTCGTCATATCCGACCAGGCCATGCCGCAAATGACCGGTTTGCAGCTCGCTGAGGCCATACGCGCACAATGGCCTGACCTGCCTGTTATCCTGGCAACGGGCTATGCCGAGCTGCCCGCGAACGTCACCTCGGAGGTGCGCATGCTCACAAAGCCGTTCCGTCAGGAAGAGCTCGCGGAAATCATCGCCGAAGTGATCGAGCCGGCTTGA
- a CDS encoding COG4315 family predicted lipoprotein translates to MRALIQLALSGLLGLTASSVAAQTLQQTRHVVLAINNVDRYGPHLADAANRSLYMFTADQQATGNMPAVSRCNDACAEVWPPVITTQPVRTETGMDDKLIGTVQRPDGSTQLTFGGWPVYYYLRDQKVGYVGGQGVNEFGGLWYLLSPSGEPMKSIPKQ, encoded by the coding sequence ATGAGAGCACTGATCCAATTGGCCCTGTCCGGTCTCCTTGGGCTGACGGCCTCTTCCGTTGCCGCCCAGACTCTGCAGCAGACGCGACATGTCGTACTGGCAATCAACAACGTCGACCGTTATGGCCCGCATCTGGCAGATGCAGCAAACCGGTCGCTCTATATGTTCACTGCCGATCAGCAGGCGACCGGCAATATGCCGGCTGTCTCGCGCTGTAACGATGCTTGTGCGGAGGTCTGGCCGCCTGTCATCACGACGCAACCGGTTCGCACCGAGACTGGCATGGATGACAAGCTGATCGGAACTGTCCAGCGGCCGGATGGCTCAACCCAGCTCACCTTCGGTGGCTGGCCCGTCTACTATTATCTGCGTGATCAGAAGGTTGGCTATGTCGGCGGACAAGGCGTCAATGAGTTTGGCGGGCTCTGGTATCTGCTATCCCCCTCCGGTGAGCCGATGAAGTCGATCCCGAAACAGTAG
- a CDS encoding AI-2E family transporter, which yields MRRDGSLKRDAAAGQGGALLPTSNLVRAALVVGGLVVLGLILWRLTTVIMLFFGAVVVATILRSLADLIERAAPILKTWSLFLTCLLILALTAGFAVLLGAQVSGQLSNLTDQLPRQISYLGDQIGISNLDTKLSDQLRSFAEGNNVVRSIAGYTTGVLGVIANLLLVVVAAVYFAARPDFYRRGCLLLFPPNVREEVSEAAGNAGHALQLWLLGQLVSMALVAVLTTAGLYVIGVPSALALGMLAGLLEFVPVVGPILSVIPAVLLALPEGGFTPLWVIVLYIVIQQVESNVILPLVQRRAVDLPPALTLFALLAFGVLFGPLGVLLATPLTVVCFVMIKQLYLRDTLEERVKIPGEDGGNSKD from the coding sequence ATGCGCCGAGACGGCAGTCTGAAACGCGATGCGGCCGCAGGGCAGGGCGGGGCGCTCCTTCCAACCTCCAACCTGGTGCGAGCGGCACTGGTGGTCGGCGGCCTCGTGGTCCTCGGACTTATCCTGTGGCGGCTCACCACCGTGATCATGCTGTTCTTTGGCGCGGTGGTTGTGGCGACCATCTTGCGCAGCCTTGCCGATTTGATCGAGCGGGCCGCGCCAATTCTCAAGACTTGGTCGCTGTTCCTGACCTGCCTCTTGATCCTTGCGCTCACAGCCGGGTTCGCAGTCCTCCTGGGGGCGCAAGTCTCGGGCCAGCTGTCCAACCTGACTGATCAATTGCCGCGCCAGATCAGCTATCTCGGCGATCAGATCGGCATCAGCAATCTCGATACGAAGCTTTCCGATCAGCTCCGATCCTTCGCCGAAGGCAACAATGTGGTGAGGAGCATCGCAGGCTATACGACTGGCGTGCTGGGGGTGATTGCCAATCTGCTGCTCGTGGTGGTGGCTGCGGTCTATTTCGCTGCCCGGCCAGACTTCTACCGGCGGGGCTGCCTGCTCTTGTTTCCACCGAATGTGAGGGAGGAGGTAAGTGAGGCGGCGGGGAATGCCGGTCATGCCCTGCAGCTCTGGCTTCTCGGCCAGCTCGTCTCGATGGCGCTCGTTGCCGTGCTGACAACGGCCGGTCTCTATGTGATTGGCGTCCCATCGGCGCTGGCGCTCGGCATGCTCGCCGGGCTGTTGGAATTCGTGCCGGTGGTCGGCCCGATCTTGAGCGTCATACCGGCAGTTCTGCTCGCCCTGCCGGAAGGAGGGTTCACACCACTTTGGGTGATCGTGCTCTACATCGTCATTCAGCAGGTTGAGAGCAACGTGATCCTGCCGCTGGTGCAACGGCGGGCGGTTGATCTCCCGCCGGCACTCACTCTGTTCGCGCTGCTGGCCTTCGGCGTGCTGTTTGGCCCGCTTGGGGTGCTCCTGGCAACGCCGCTCACGGTCGTCTGCTTCGTCATGATAAAGCAACTCTACCTGCGCGACACCTTGGAGGAACGCGTCAAAATTCCCGGCGAAGATGGCGGGAATTCGAAGGATTAG
- a CDS encoding putative bifunctional diguanylate cyclase/phosphodiesterase, which produces MSVQSDIFPFPVKGGDTHETALTERAGRPSPASCREEDVGPALAAAYPSSPGAAADCIILLNADGEILFSSGSCDPAEEIAEIKSTSGDAWNASPLFRQEDRSTVIPGATNFCGQCETQKGHSRWWDFKLGDTSTRLRLVLINRLRQEKPRMGTEAQIAYSHLGAVLESTTDCVVVVDREWRVTYMNRRANALVGGGGKLAVGVNLWEAYPEGLINEFYHNYKKALATKTPVEFEGFVPSAGIWLEVHAYPSPDGLSIFFHDITEAKRARDEIAHLAHHDALTGLANRLKFNECLSELRSRAEGGELAVLLLDLDAFKEVNDSLGHPVGDALLKAIAYRLRNVAQDAGLFARLGGDEFALIHSPNRSGLAPTDLAMRLISCLDDPFEIDAHMLRVGASIGIAMASDSGPSPDDLLKNADIALYRAKAEGGGAYRIYEPGMQEELRQRQALKQDLHNAVKSGELVLEYQPLVDIRSGRITTCEALVRWHHPVRGIIPPAEFIPLAEETGLIESFGQWVLAQACMDAQNWPDNVGVSVNLSPVQFKNRDLPAAITSALSASGLGPVRLHLEITETVLLHHTEHNLNMLSRIKDLGVQFALDDFGTGFSSLSYLRNFPFQKLKIDRSFIADIGSVSQSEAIVAAIIGLAGSLGLNVSAEGVETARQLDWLMRHGCHEAQGYFISKPMSADQMATLLWQSSQVAVG; this is translated from the coding sequence ATGAGCGTCCAATCCGACATCTTCCCGTTTCCGGTCAAAGGCGGCGACACCCATGAAACCGCACTGACCGAAAGGGCCGGCCGGCCGTCCCCGGCCTCCTGTCGTGAGGAGGACGTGGGGCCGGCTCTCGCTGCGGCCTATCCATCATCTCCGGGAGCCGCCGCGGACTGCATCATTCTTTTGAACGCCGACGGAGAGATTCTCTTCTCCAGTGGATCCTGCGATCCCGCCGAAGAGATCGCCGAGATCAAGTCGACTTCGGGTGATGCCTGGAACGCCTCGCCACTGTTTCGGCAGGAGGATCGTTCGACGGTTATTCCCGGCGCGACGAATTTCTGCGGCCAGTGCGAGACACAGAAAGGCCATTCCCGTTGGTGGGACTTCAAGCTGGGCGATACTTCAACCCGCCTGCGCCTCGTATTGATCAACCGCTTGCGGCAGGAAAAGCCGCGGATGGGCACGGAAGCCCAGATCGCCTATTCACATCTCGGCGCCGTGCTCGAGAGCACGACCGATTGCGTGGTCGTGGTCGACCGAGAATGGCGGGTGACCTATATGAACCGGCGCGCCAATGCGTTAGTTGGCGGCGGAGGCAAGCTTGCCGTAGGTGTCAATCTCTGGGAGGCCTATCCCGAGGGCCTCATCAACGAGTTCTATCACAACTACAAGAAGGCGCTTGCCACCAAGACACCGGTCGAGTTTGAAGGCTTTGTGCCGTCAGCCGGCATCTGGCTCGAGGTCCACGCCTATCCCTCGCCCGACGGCTTGTCCATCTTCTTCCACGATATCACCGAGGCTAAGCGAGCGCGGGATGAAATCGCCCATCTTGCTCATCACGATGCCCTCACAGGGCTTGCCAATCGTTTGAAATTCAACGAATGCCTGTCCGAGCTGCGCTCGCGCGCGGAGGGCGGCGAACTGGCCGTGCTGCTGCTCGACCTCGACGCCTTCAAGGAGGTCAACGATAGCCTTGGCCACCCCGTGGGCGATGCCTTGCTCAAGGCCATTGCCTACCGTCTGCGCAATGTCGCGCAGGATGCCGGCCTCTTCGCCCGGCTGGGTGGGGACGAATTCGCGCTCATCCATTCCCCCAATCGGAGCGGTCTCGCACCGACGGATCTTGCCATGCGGCTCATCTCCTGTCTCGATGACCCCTTCGAGATCGATGCCCATATGCTCAGGGTCGGCGCCAGTATCGGCATCGCCATGGCATCCGACAGCGGCCCATCGCCCGATGATCTCCTCAAGAACGCCGATATCGCCCTCTACCGCGCCAAGGCTGAGGGAGGAGGGGCCTATCGCATCTATGAACCGGGCATGCAGGAGGAGCTGCGGCAGCGGCAGGCGCTGAAGCAGGATCTGCACAATGCGGTCAAGAGCGGCGAGCTCGTGCTGGAATATCAGCCGCTGGTCGATATCAGGTCGGGACGCATCACCACCTGCGAGGCGCTCGTGCGCTGGCACCATCCGGTGCGGGGCATCATCCCGCCTGCGGAATTCATTCCTCTGGCCGAGGAGACGGGCTTGATTGAGAGCTTCGGCCAATGGGTTCTGGCGCAGGCCTGTATGGATGCGCAGAACTGGCCGGACAATGTGGGCGTTTCGGTCAATCTCTCGCCGGTGCAATTCAAGAACCGGGATTTGCCCGCGGCCATCACGAGCGCTTTGTCAGCCTCGGGGCTGGGGCCGGTTCGGCTTCATCTGGAGATCACCGAAACGGTTCTGCTGCACCATACCGAACACAATCTCAACATGCTGAGCCGCATCAAGGATCTCGGTGTGCAATTCGCGCTCGATGATTTCGGAACGGGATTTTCATCCCTCAGCTATCTCCGCAACTTTCCATTTCAGAAGCTCAAGATCGACCGGTCCTTCATCGCCGATATCGGCTCTGTCAGCCAGTCCGAGGCGATCGTGGCGGCCATCATTGGTCTTGCCGGCTCTTTGGGGCTCAATGTCTCGGCAGAGGGCGTGGAGACCGCGCGGCAATTGGACTGGCTGATGCGCCATGGCTGCCATGAGGCCCAGGGCTATTTCATCAGCAAGCCCATGTCCGCCGATCAGATGGCAACTCTGCTCTGGCAGAGCAGCCAAGTTGCGGTCGGCTGA
- a CDS encoding VOC family protein, whose translation MRFLHTMVRISDVDKSLDFYCNKLGLVERRRHEVPAGRYTLIFLSAPDDHGPELELTYNWDPEAYGEGRNFGHLAYEVENIYDVCARLAAQGVTINRPPRDGRMAFIRSPDNISIELLQKGEALPKQEPWASMPNTGHW comes from the coding sequence ATGAGATTCCTACACACCATGGTCCGCATCAGCGACGTCGACAAATCACTCGATTTCTATTGTAACAAGCTTGGCCTGGTTGAGCGGCGCCGCCACGAGGTGCCGGCCGGCCGCTACACGCTCATCTTCCTGTCTGCGCCGGATGACCATGGTCCGGAGCTCGAGCTGACCTATAACTGGGATCCAGAGGCCTATGGCGAGGGCCGCAATTTCGGGCATCTCGCCTATGAGGTGGAGAATATCTATGACGTCTGCGCAAGGCTTGCAGCACAAGGCGTGACCATCAACCGCCCGCCACGGGATGGTCGCATGGCTTTCATCCGCTCGCCCGACAATATCTCCATCGAACTGCTGCAGAAGGGCGAGGCTTTGCCCAAGCAAGAGCCGTGGGCGTCAATGCCCAATACGGGTCACTGGTGA